ACCGGAGCCGACAAGGGGTGGCCGGACGTCGCGTACAACTTCTTCGTGGACCGGTTCGGGGTCGTCTGGGAGGGGCGCCAGGGCAGCCTGGAGCGCGCCGTCCGGGGCGACGCGACCGGGGGTTCGCAGGGGTTCGCCGAGTTGGCGTGCTTCGTGGGCGACCACACCGCCGAGCCGCCCACCGAGGAGGCGCTGACCGCGATGACCGGCCTGCTCGCGTGGCTGGCGGCGCGCAACGGCCTCGACCTGGCCGCGCCGGTCTCGTTCGTCTCGCGCGGCTCCAACCGCTGGCGCCGGGGAGCGGAGGTCGCGACCGAGCAGATCGCGGGGCACCGGGACATGTCGCGGACGGCGTGCCCGGGGGACGCCCTCTACCCGCTGATCACCTCGCGCCTCCTGCCCGGCGCCCGGCAGCTGCTGGCGGGGGCTCCGTCCCCCTCGCCGTCACCGACAGCCACGCCCTCGCCGGCGGCGTCCGGGAGCGCGCCCGCGCCGACGGTGGGACCTTCCCCGACACCGCCGCCGCTGGAGGGCATCAGCTGGGGCGGCGCCGCGCTGACCGCCCTGGGAGTGGCCGGGGTCGCGTTCTCGGCACGAGCGGGCCGGGGCGAGCCTCAGGCCGGGACGGGGAGGCGCGACGCGGGGTCAGACGATGAGCTGGAACAGGATGATGGCGGCGCCGACGCCGACGGTGATCAGCAGCCCGAGCAGGAACCCCCGCAGGGTGGCTGAGCTCGTCGTGGCGGGCGCGTAGGCCGCGGCCGGGGTCACCGGCTCCAGCCGCGCCGACGGCGCGCCGGGAACGTGCCTGCCCCCGGCGGGGTTCGGTTGCCACGCATCGGGCGCGGGGGCCGGGGTCGGCTCCGGCAGCGTGGGGATGACGCGGGTCGGTTCGGGCGCCGCCGGGGAGCGCGGCTCGTCGCGGAACAGCTCGAACCCCGGCGTCGGCGCCCACGGCGACGGCTGCTCGCGCGGCGGGATCACCTGGGTCGCTTCGGCGTCGGTCGTCCGTGGCGCACCAGGGGCCGCGGTGTCGCCCTCGGGTTCGGTCCGGTCGGGGCCGTCTCCCTCGTGCCCCTCGCGGGCGGGAACGGTCGGGATCGGGCCGGTGATGTCGAGGGCGGACATCGGCTGCGTCGCGTCCATGGGCGGCGCGGCGTCCGGCCGGACGGGGGCCGCATGCGCGCTCGGCAGCGGCACCGCGGGGGCGTCCGCCGGCGGGCCGGGCAGCGGAACGGTCGGCTCGACCACCGGGATCGGCGCCACGGGCGCGGACGCCGCGTCGGGGAACCGGACGCGCGCGGGCTCGGGCGACGGCTCGGGCAGCACGGTGCTCGGCGCCGGGCCGGAGGTCGCGCCGAAGTGATCGATCAGCGTGGGGAGCAGGGCGCGGCTCTTGACGGGCGGGACCAGGAACGTGAGCCGGGACGCCGAGCCGATGCTGAACCGCACCCACGGCTCACCGCCCAGCGACACGGTGCTGTAGGTGGCCGGCGTCGTGGGGGTCACCGAGACGCTGGCGTGGTGGTCGGCGCCGTGGGCGTCGCGCCACAGCAGGCCGGCCGCCTCGGGCTGCAGCACCAGGGCGCCGTAGTCGATGCGTTCGCCGGCGACCCCGACCGGGATGACGTAGGAGATGGCCTGCCGCTCGTCGACGACGCGCCCGAAGCGCGAGGCGCCCCCGGTGAGCACCTGCCGCGAGAGCGAGGCGAAGCGGTCGTCGAAGGGCGCGAGATCGAGCGCGGCCACGGCCGCGCGGCTGATCCGGTCGGCGAGATCCGGCATGGAAACAGCTCCCTTCGTCGGACCCAGCATAGTGACGCGCGGCGCACCCCCGGGCGGGGTGCGCCGCGCTCGAGGGTCAGGAGAGGGCGGCCACCGCGGCGTCGTAGTCGGGCTCCTGGGTGATCTCGGGAACCACCTCGGTGTAGACGACCTTGCCGTCGGCGTCGAGCACGATGACCGAGCGGGCGTTGAGGCCGGCCAGCGGGCCGTCCACCATCAGCGTGCCGTAGTCGCGCGAGAAGCTGGAGCGGAACGTCGAGCCGACCCGGACGTTCTCGATGCCCTCGGCGCCGCAGAACCGGCCCAGCGCGAACGGCAGGTCGGCCGAGGCGCAGACGACGGTGGTGTTCTCCAGCCCGGCGGCGATCTCGTTGAAGCGGCGCACGCTCATCGCGCACACGCCGGTGTCGACGCTGGGGAAGATGTTGAGCACGACGCGCTGCCCGGCCAGGTCGGCCAGCTTCACGTCGGACAGGTCGGCTCCGGTGAGCGTGAAGTCGGGAGCGCTCTGCCCGACTTCGGGCAGGTCTCCGACGGTGCGGACGGGGGTCCCCTTGAACTTGGTGTCAGCCATGCCTCGTTTCTAGCACGCGGACCCCAGCGGGTCGATGCCGCGGCGCGGGTGGGTGACCCTCCCCGTCACGGCTTCCCGCGCCACGACGTCTCGCCGGGCGAGATCGGAGGTCCGGAACGTGAGAAACGGCGATACTGCACCGGTTGGCCGGCGCCGTGCCGGCCCCAGCCGAGGAGGCCCGATGACCGCGCAGCCCGCCGCTCCGGACGTGTTCCACCTCTACGACACCACGCTCCGCGACGGTGCGCAGCAGGAGGGGCTCCGCCTCACCGTGAGCGACAAGCTGAAGATCGCCCGCGTCCTGGACGACCTGGGCGTCGGCTTCATCGAGGGCGGCTGGCCGGGCGCCAACCCCAGCGACACAGCCTTCTTCGCGGCGGCCGCCGCGGGCGAACTCGAGCTGCGGCACGCCAAGCTGACCGCCTTCGGCGCCACCCGCCGCGTGGGGGCCCGCGCGGCCGACGATCCGCTGACCCGCGCGCTGGTCGACGCGCAGACCGAGGTGATCTGCCTGGTCGCCAAGAGCCACGACGAGCACGTGTTCCGCGCGCTGAAGACCACCCTGGACGAGAACCTCGCCATGGTCGCCGACACCGTGCGCTTCCTCACCGGCGAGGGCCGTCGGGTCTTCGTCGACGTCGAGCACTTCTTCGACGGCTACCGCGCCAACCCGGCCTACGCGCTGGAGGTGGTCCGCGCCGCGGCCGAGGCGGGCGCCGAGGTCGTCGTCCTCTGCGACACCAACGGCGGCATGCTGCCGGCGTGGATGGGCGAGGTCGTGTCGGCCGCCTCGGACATCGGCGTCGACCTGGGCGTCCACTGCCACAACGACACCGGGTGCGCGGTGGCCAACACGCTGGCCGCGGTGGACGCCGGCGTCATGCACGTCCAGGGCACGATCAACGGCCACGGGGAGCGCACCGGCAACGCCGACCTGATCACCGTGGCGGCCAACCTCCGGCTCAAGTACGGCTGGCCGGTGCTCAGCGACGAGCACCTGGCCCGCGCCACGTCGGTCAGCCACGCCGTCGCCGCGATCACCCACGTCGCCCCCAACGCCCGGCAGCCCTACGTCGGGCAGTCCGCCTTCGCGCACAAGGCCGGCCTGCACGCGTCCGCGATCAAGGTGGACGCCAACCTGTACCAGCACACCGACCCGCGCCTGGTCGGCAACGACATGCGCATGCTGGTCTCGGACATGGCCGGCCGGGCCAACATCCAGCTCAAGGGCGACGAGCTGGGCTTCGACCTGTCCGACCGCGACCTGGCGGCGCGGATCACCGACGTGGTGAAGCAGCGCGAGATGGACGGCTACTCCTACGAGTCCGCCGACGCCTCGTTCGAGCTGCTGCTGCGCGAGCAGACCGACGCCCTGGACCCCGCGTTCGAGGTGCAGCGCTGGCGTGTCCTGACCTCCGACGAGGTGAGCGAGGAGGGCGACTCCGAGGCCACCGTGAAGGTGCGCGTCGGGGACGCCGTCGTGTCGCGCGTCGGCGAGGGGTTCGGGCCGCTGAACGCCCTGGACCACGCCCTGCGCTCGGCGCTGGAGACCGAGCACCCCGACGTCGAGACCTTCGAGCTGACCGACTACCGGGTCCGGATCCTGGAGACCGGGCACGGCACGGACGCGATCGTCCGCGTCCTCATCGACACCACCGACGGGGAGCGCAGCTGGACGACCGTGGGCGTGGGCACCAACGTCGTCGAGGCGTCCTGGGAGGCCCTGCACGACGCCTACCTGTGGGGGCTGCACACCCGCGCCGCGTGAGTCCGCGAAACCCGCCCGGACGCCGACGCGGGACCGCGCGGTGCCCGGCGGACGGCTGGGTAGGCTGGTGGACATGATGGACGCACCCGATGGCGACTTGAGGATCGGCCACGCCGAGCGCGACGCCGCCGTCGAACAGCTGCGCGAGGCGGCCGCCGAGGGGCGGCTGACCCTCGACGAGCTCGACGCGCGGATCGAGACCGCGCTCCAGTCCCGCACCCGCGCCGAACTGCGCGCGCTGCTGGCCGACCTGCTGCCCGGCCAGCAGCTCGAGGCCGCCATCAACCCCACCGCCCTGACTGCGCAGCACGCCGAGCCGGGGTGGAGTTGGCAGGACCCCCTGGTGCTCACCGCCAAGTGGGACGACGTCTTCCGCGGCGGCCCCTGGCAGGTGCCGCCCTTCCTGGAGCTGAACCCCGTGGCCGGCAGCGTCAAGCTGGACTTCAGCGACGCCCGGCTCTCCACGCGCGTGATCGACGTGAGCGTGGTGGGGGCGCCGGCGACACGATCCTCATCGTGCCGGGCGGCTGGGGCGTGGAGATGTCCCGCATCGAGAAGGGCCTGGGGTCGGTCAAGTCGACCGTCGACCCGCGCCCGACCGGGACGCTGCCCCAGCTCATGGTGCGGGGACGCACCTCGCTGGGCAGCATCCGCGCCCGGCACCCCAACTGGTGGGACACCAAGCGGCGGGAGCGCTGGCTGGCCCGAGGCGGCGGGGTCGTCGCCAAGAACTGAGGGGCGGCTTGGCTAGGATCGCGGCCATGGAGACCCACGAGCCCGCGCTCCCGGACGGCCACCTGCGCGTCACCCCCGCCCAGCGCGAGCACGCGCTCGCCCGGCTGCGGGAGGCCGCCGCCGACCAGCGCATCCGGTTCGAGGAGCTGGAGGCGCGGACCGCGTCCGTCCTGGAGGCGGTGACGCGCGACGACCTCGCCGCGCCCCTGTACGACCTCGTCCCCACCGCCGATCTCCCGGGAGCGACCGGCGAGGTCGCCCTGGGGGACGGGCCCGGCCTGACGTGGGAACGGCCCCTGGTGCTGCGCGCCGAGCACTGGTGGCGCACCGTCAAGATCGCCGGGGCCTGGGAGGTGCCGCCCTTCCTGGAGGTCAACGCCAGCCGCGGTCCGATCCTGCTCGACTTCCAGCGCGCGGTGGCGCTGGCGCCCGTCATCGACGTGGTCGTCAACGCGAGCTGGCTCGGCTCGGTCACGATCGTGGTGCCCCGGGGCTGGGGCGTGGACGCCACCCAGGCGACGGGGGCCAGTACTCCCAGGTCACCAGCGAGGTCGACACCCGCCCGCACCCCGGCAACCCCCGCCTGGTGATCCGCGGACACCTCGGGGGCGGCATCACCGCGCGCTACCCGGGCGCGCGCGACCTGAGGCGGGCCGAGTCGGTAGCCTGAGGTGCATGCGCATCGCTCGATTCGTCCACGACGACACCATCGGGTTCGGCACCGTCGAACTCCCCGACGACGCGGGGGAGCACCCCGACACGATCCAGGTCCTCAACGGGGATCCGCTGGTCGGGCCGGTCCAGTACACCGGCGAGCGGCTCCACCTGGACGACGTGAGGCTCGTCGCGCCGGTGATCCCGCGCAGCAAGGTCGTGGCGATCGGGCGGAACTACGCGGCTCACGCCGCCGAGTTCGACAACGACGTGCCCGAGGTGCCGATGGCGTTCTTCAAGCCCAACACCTCGGTGATCGGCCCCGGCGAGCCCATCGTCTACCCGCGTCAGACCACCGCCGTCGACCACGAGGCCGAGCTGGCCGTCGTCATCGGCCGGATCTGCAAGGACGTCCCCGCCGAGCGTGCCGCCGAGGTGATCTTCGGGTACACCTGCGCCAACGACGTCAGCGCGCGGGACCTCCAGAAGTCCGACGGCCAATGGGCCCGCGCGAAGGGGTTCGACACGTTCTGCCCGCTCGGCCCGTGGATCACCACCCACCTCAGCATCGAGGAGGCGTCCAACCTCGGGATCCGCGCGACCGTCACCCGCGACGGGGACGTGATCGAGCGGCAGGACTCCACCACCGCGAACATGGTGCACGGGATCGCGGACCTGGTGGCCTTCGTGTCCGCCTTCACCACGCTCCTGCCCGGCGACGTCATCCTGACCGGCACCCCCGAGGGCGTCGGACGCCTCGAGCCCGGCGACGTGGTCACGGTCGAGGTCGACGGGCTGGGCGCGCTGTCCAACCCCGTCGTGGCCGCGGAGGCATGAGCCCCAGGGACCGGCGCGCCCGGTCGGGCAACCCGGCGGTGGCCGCGCAGGCGGGTCGGCGTCCCACGCCGCGGACGCCTTCGGGCCCCTCGCGGCCGGGGTTCCGAGGGCCCTTCGCGCCCCTGCTGGACGCCTTCGCGACCGAACGCATCCCGAGCGGCGTGGACTACCCCCACGCGCTGCGCACCACGACGGCGAACCCCTTCACCTCGATGGTGGGCGTCACGTTGGGCCTGCTGTCGTTCATGGTCATCACGCCACTCCTCATGCGCGGGCTCGGCGGGCTGTACTGGCTGGCGATCGGCTCGCCGGGGGACTTCGACGCCACCTTCCGGGCGCTCACGAGCTACGAACTCCCGTTCGGGCTCGTCGTGGGCCACCTCGGGCTCGCCACGCTGATCCCCCTGTCCATGGCGCTGGTGCTGTTCATCCACCGCGTCCGGCCGGGGATCCTCGGATCGGTGCTCGTGGGCCTCCGGTGGGGCTGGCTGGGCGCCTGCCTGCTCGTCGCCTTCGCGTCGCTGTGGCTGGTGCTGGTCGTGCAGAACCTCACCCAACCGGGCGGGCCGTCCTTCGCGCTGAACCCCCAACCGGGCGCGGTGTGGTTCATCGTCATCATGCTGCTCACCACGCCGCTGCAGGCCGCCGCGGAGGAGTACTTCTTCCGCGGGTACCTCATGCAGTCGCTGGGGTCCATGGTGGCCTCGCCCTGGTTCGGCATCCTCACCTCCGCGGCGGTGTTCACCGCCTTCCACGGCTCGCTGGATCCGGCCCTGGTGCTCGACCGGTTCGCGTTCGGCGTCCTGGCGGGATGGCTGGTCGTCCGCACGGGTGGCCTGGAGGCCGGAATCGCCGCGCACGTCGCCAACAACGTCACCTCGTTCGGGCTGGCGGCGCTGACCGCGTCGGTGGCGCAGGTGAAGGCGATCAGCGAGGTGACCTGGATCGTGGCCGCGTGGGACGTCGGACGGTTCGCGCTGTTCACCGTCCTGATCGTGCTGCTGGCCCGCCGGTGGAAGCCGGCCACCGAAACCGCGTGAGGCGCGCCGCGCGGGCCACCGGTTGCCTCGGTTTTGAGCCCGGGCCCCGGTTGCAGTAAGGTCTTACCTCGCTGGCTCAGCCTGGCCGGCGCCGCTCGATCCGTGAGGATCGGGAGGTGAATGAAGGGGTATGGGGTAATTGGCAGCCCGCCGGATTCTGGTTCCGTCAGTCTAGGTTCGAGTCCTAGTACCCCTGCTGGGAGGCGATTTCGCCAGAGGCGCAAGGCTCTGGTAATGTCTCCCGGGCACCGAGAACGGTGCGAGCTGGCCCCGTTGTGTAGCGGCCTAGCACGCCGCCCTCTCAAGGCGGTAGCGCGGGTTCGAATCCCGTCGGGGCTACCAGCTGAACGGCCCCTCCCAAACCGGGAGGGGCCGTTCGTCGTTCTGCGGCGGGGGAGTCAGCGGGCCTGCGGGTCCAGGCGGCGGGCCCACGCGCGCAGCACCCGGGACGCCCCCGCGCGGAGCGGGCCCGCCTCCCAGCCGCCCTGGAGGGCGGGGGCCGTCGGCAG
Above is a window of Propioniciclava coleopterorum DNA encoding:
- a CDS encoding N-acetylmuramoyl-L-alanine amidase — translated: MTVDRRRLLLAGALLPWAAWAAPAVAAAPAAPVIRPRSEWAGTLAPVGPLQPETDVRFLLVHHTETPNGDTPEKTVERLRGIYRFHTGADKGWPDVAYNFFVDRFGVVWEGRQGSLERAVRGDATGGSQGFAELACFVGDHTAEPPTEEALTAMTGLLAWLAARNGLDLAAPVSFVSRGSNRWRRGAEVATEQIAGHRDMSRTACPGDALYPLITSRLLPGARQLLAGAPSPSPSPTATPSPAASGSAPAPTVGPSPTPPPLEGISWGGAALTALGVAGVAFSARAGRGEPQAGTGRRDAGSDDELEQDDGGADADGDQQPEQEPPQGG
- the tpx gene encoding thiol peroxidase, which encodes MADTKFKGTPVRTVGDLPEVGQSAPDFTLTGADLSDVKLADLAGQRVVLNIFPSVDTGVCAMSVRRFNEIAAGLENTTVVCASADLPFALGRFCGAEGIENVRVGSTFRSSFSRDYGTLMVDGPLAGLNARSVIVLDADGKVVYTEVVPEITQEPDYDAAVAALS
- the cimA gene encoding citramalate synthase, which encodes MTAQPAAPDVFHLYDTTLRDGAQQEGLRLTVSDKLKIARVLDDLGVGFIEGGWPGANPSDTAFFAAAAAGELELRHAKLTAFGATRRVGARAADDPLTRALVDAQTEVICLVAKSHDEHVFRALKTTLDENLAMVADTVRFLTGEGRRVFVDVEHFFDGYRANPAYALEVVRAAAEAGAEVVVLCDTNGGMLPAWMGEVVSAASDIGVDLGVHCHNDTGCAVANTLAAVDAGVMHVQGTINGHGERTGNADLITVAANLRLKYGWPVLSDEHLARATSVSHAVAAITHVAPNARQPYVGQSAFAHKAGLHASAIKVDANLYQHTDPRLVGNDMRMLVSDMAGRANIQLKGDELGFDLSDRDLAARITDVVKQREMDGYSYESADASFELLLREQTDALDPAFEVQRWRVLTSDEVSEEGDSEATVKVRVGDAVVSRVGEGFGPLNALDHALRSALETEHPDVETFELTDYRVRILETGHGTDAIVRVLIDTTDGERSWTTVGVGTNVVEASWEALHDAYLWGLHTRAA
- a CDS encoding DUF1707 SHOCT-like domain-containing protein, yielding MMDAPDGDLRIGHAERDAAVEQLREAAAEGRLTLDELDARIETALQSRTRAELRALLADLLPGQQLEAAINPTALTAQHAEPGWSWQDPLVLTAKWDDVFRGGPWQVPPFLELNPVAGSVKLDFSDARLSTRVIDVSVVGAPATRSSSCRAAGAWRCPASRRAWGRSSRPSTRARPGRCPSSWCGDAPRWAASAPGTPTGGTPSGGSAGWPEAAGSSPRTEGRLG
- a CDS encoding DUF1707 domain-containing protein — protein: METHEPALPDGHLRVTPAQREHALARLREAAADQRIRFEELEARTASVLEAVTRDDLAAPLYDLVPTADLPGATGEVALGDGPGLTWERPLVLRAEHWWRTVKIAGAWEVPPFLEVNASRGPILLDFQRAVALAPVIDVVVNASWLGSVTIVVPRGWGVDATQATGASTPRSPARSTPARTPATPAW
- a CDS encoding fumarylacetoacetate hydrolase family protein, which codes for MRIARFVHDDTIGFGTVELPDDAGEHPDTIQVLNGDPLVGPVQYTGERLHLDDVRLVAPVIPRSKVVAIGRNYAAHAAEFDNDVPEVPMAFFKPNTSVIGPGEPIVYPRQTTAVDHEAELAVVIGRICKDVPAERAAEVIFGYTCANDVSARDLQKSDGQWARAKGFDTFCPLGPWITTHLSIEEASNLGIRATVTRDGDVIERQDSTTANMVHGIADLVAFVSAFTTLLPGDVILTGTPEGVGRLEPGDVVTVEVDGLGALSNPVVAAEA
- a CDS encoding CPBP family intramembrane glutamic endopeptidase codes for the protein MSPRDRRARSGNPAVAAQAGRRPTPRTPSGPSRPGFRGPFAPLLDAFATERIPSGVDYPHALRTTTANPFTSMVGVTLGLLSFMVITPLLMRGLGGLYWLAIGSPGDFDATFRALTSYELPFGLVVGHLGLATLIPLSMALVLFIHRVRPGILGSVLVGLRWGWLGACLLVAFASLWLVLVVQNLTQPGGPSFALNPQPGAVWFIVIMLLTTPLQAAAEEYFFRGYLMQSLGSMVASPWFGILTSAAVFTAFHGSLDPALVLDRFAFGVLAGWLVVRTGGLEAGIAAHVANNVTSFGLAALTASVAQVKAISEVTWIVAAWDVGRFALFTVLIVLLARRWKPATETA